The DNA segment CAGGTCCGCATATTCCAGGTTGGACGATCTTTGAGCCTCCTGAGTATCCAGCCCAGCAATGAGGAACTATGCTACCAATCCCTATCAAGAAATCGGCCTTATACGCAATTTTGTTGATCGTCACAGGCGTGCCATTTTCCGTCGTACCGATGAAAACAAGATTCTCAGGATTCATCCATTCATGATTAAAAACCTTCACTCTTGATACAACATCTTCTCCGAAATCTCTCTTGATTTCTGCCTGCGTCATGTAGCGGTGAGTACCCAATCCAATAAGTACCGTAATTTCTTCATCTCGCACACCTGCTTCGTTTAATTCTGAGAGTAATGCTGGCAGAATTTTCTTCCTTGGTGTGGAGCGAGTAAAGTCGTCAGAGATGATAACAACCTTCATTCCTGGCTTGACAAGTGAAGATAATGTCATAGTGCCTATCGGATTCGCAATTGAATTTCTAATGGCTTGTCGCTCATCAGCTAATGGTGGAAGATCACTTGGAAATATTTCCCATAGAATATTTTCCTCAGGCACTTCTGCAAAAATTTTATTATTGCCGTATCTGAAGCCAATATTCATTACGCTCGCTCATCAATGGACGAAGGAAATATTAGAACTTGCTCAATATGCTTCGGTTTGTCCTACCTAAAATAAGAATATATCCAGATAATGCAAGGAATACTATTCCATTTTATTAATCACAAATAATCACAAAAGCGGTTCCGGCTTACGATCTTCAATCTCATAGGGCAACTTAGCTCGATGAATAACGAGTTTGTCTTCAAAATGGTAAGCACGATTAAGTACGAGCTTCTTACCTATAGATGTCACAGCAAAGACGGGTATGGCGACACCAATCTGCAACTTAGCCTCTCTTCCAACGATTTCCCTTACATTTTTTGAGGCACACCCCCATACGATATCTGCAAAATGCCCAAGTAAAGAAGCTTGCTCCTCTGTTATCCCCGTATTGTGAACTGCAAGAATTATTGGCTGGGTTCCAGAAGTCTCTCCGATCTCTCTTAGCCTTCTCGCATCTTCTGCCTTTTGCCCCGTGATCGTCACAGCGATCTTTCGAAATCCGAGTTCAACGGCTTTAATAAAACCCTGGACTTGATCAATTCTGCAGCGCTCATCGACAATGCAGCCCTTTTTCTTCAATTGAGTCATTATCTCAGGAATTGGATCAGTCTTGAGAAGGCCCGTCATATGAGCGCCTAAGGCTTGAAGAATCTCTGGTTTTGTCACGATGACCGTGCCAGCACCTTCACATACTACAACAGCAGAATCGATGAGACCTTCAGCCATGCCATCCATTAAAATTTCTGAGGCACCAAATGAAACAGGCTTTTCTTTCGACTCGAGAATTCTAGAAGGACCGTACATCCCATATTCTTCCATATGTTTCCGCAGAACCATTTCTACAGATTCTCTAGTTTCAATCTCGCATCCATAGAGCTCTTTTCTTAAAGGACACTTCTTGATCAATGGGTCGCTCAACACGGTAATATTACCGTCTTTGATGAGTACGAGAGCTTTTGCCATTTCAAGCCAATGTTCTCCCATCTAACATCCTTCCATTATTCTGCAGCGAACCCTTGAAGAGCTTACTCCTTCCGTGCTGTTTGACATATTTCCTCATCAATAGGTTATTCCTTTGCCTGGCCACAATTTTGAATCCCATGTGTTCATAGAAACCAATGGCATTTTCATTATTCACCTGAACCCAGAGTTCGATTCTCTCACATCCTGAACACGATGCAATGGTTTCAATCCTTTTTATCATAGCCGAGCCGCACCCACAGTGACGATAATGCCGAGCGACCTGGATTGACGCAATAAAGACTCTTGATTTATCTATGAAGATACAAAAATAACCGACGATTTCTCCATCTATTTCTAAAATTTCAGTATAGGCATCGTGATCAAGCAGAGTGTCCAGCAAAAATTCATCCTTCCACTCGATCCCCCATGCTGATCGGACAATGTGTGCCATGTTTTCCCTGCTAATTTTTGCAAGAATAGGTAGATCCTGGTTTTTGCATATTCGAAATGAAAATTGAGGAAATCTCCCAAATATCATGCGTAATTCGGAACATAAATCGAGGAACTTAACCCTTTCTCCTTGATCGAATCGATGTCGGAGAACAGTTGATCACTTATCTTCTTGTCTCAACGATAGCACTATCGATCATCCATAAGGGAAAGGTATTAAATAGTCGCATGTTTGTCAAAGTTGAAAGGTGCAATATATATGGTATACATCACTGAAGAAGCGAACAAGTTCATAAATGATCTTATCGAGAAGAATGACAAAAAGGGATATGGCATCAGAATTTACATTGCTGGTATCGGATGCTCAGGACCCCAATTTGGCATGGCCTTTCAAGAAAAGAAAGAAGAAGGAGATGTCGAGGACAAGCAGGAAGGATTTTCTTTCTATTACGATGAAGAAACGCAGGAATTACTCGAGGGCTGCAAGATCGATTACATAGAAACACCCCAGGGTTCCGGTTTGATTATTCACAACCCAAATATTAACGGATGCGATTCCTGCGGTGGCGGTTGCCACTAATTTGTTTCAGGATAACCAAGAAGTTAACAGTTTTATTATCCCTTCCAAAACTTTCTTTAATTATTTGACCGATTTGATTGCGTGTTTGTACAGCACCCCCTGATTAGACCGAATGCCATCGAGGATAGAATATACCAGGCAAAGTTATCAAAGGCATGCTTAAGTGGTTCGACCCTCATCGTTCTTCCTACTGGAATGGGCAAAACAGTTATAGCACTACGAGTTATCGCAGACATTTTACTAATGAAGGGTGGAAAAGTTCTATTTCTTGCCCCCACGAAACCTTTAGTGGAGCAGCACGCATCTTTCCTCCGTGAAAATCTTTTGCAAAAGAAAATCACGTGCCTCACCGGTGAAGTCGATCCGTCAGAACGTGAGGTACAATGGATTGAAAACGACGTCGTCGTTTCAACCCCTCAGGTCATAGCGAACGATCTGAAATACGAAAGAATCAGCCTGAAGAACGTATCTCTTATAATCTTTGACGAAGCTCACAGAGCCGTTGGAAATTATCCTTATGTTAAAATTGCGGAGGAATTCAAAGAACTAGGCCGGCTTGTCATGGGGATGACTGCCTCACCTGGTAGCAGTACGAGTAAGATCGAACAAGTATGCCGAAATCTAGGAATACAGAAGGTCGAGGTGCGTTCTGAAAGTGATTCTGACGTAGCGCCTTATGTACAAGAAGTCGATCTCCAAATCGTAGAAGTCGAAATTCCCCAAGAAATGAAGAGGTTGGCTGATCTGCTGCGATCAAAGTTCGATTCGTGCGTTCAAGATCTCGTATCTCTGGGATTGATCGATCCAAAGAGGCCAGTAACGAAAAAGTACCTCTTGGAGATTGGTAATGATATCCAGAGCCGACTCAATTCAGGGGAAAAACGAAGCCAACTTTATAAGGGTTTAAGTTTGCAGGCGATGGCTCTCAAGATAAATTATGCGCTTGAGCTTGCAGAAACGCAGGGAATGTCAGCGCTTGCAAATTATCTTGAGCGAATGAAGAATGAAGCGATGTCCGAAGGTGCCTCGAAGTCTTCTAAATCATTGGTCAAATCGGAACTATTTGAGAGAATCGAAGAATACCTAAGAAAAATAAAAATGGAACATCCAAAACTCTCAAGGGTCATGAGCATCGTATCAAATCAGATTATAGCACATCCGGAGTCGCGGGTTATAGTGTTTACACATTACCGAGACACATGCGATCTCGTCGCTAGCAAGATTTCTTCGATTGAGGGGGCTAGGGTGGCAAAGCTCATCGGACAGGCAGAGAGGGGAGACGAAAGGGGACTTAAACAAAAGGAACAAGTCGAAGTTCTGGAGAAATTCAGAAATGGAGAGATTAATGTCATTGTAGCTACATCGGTTGGAGAAGAGGGATTAGATGTTGCCTCAACAGACTTGGTGGTATTCTATGAGCCTGTTCCTTCTGAAATCAGGAGCATCCAGCGGAGAGGTAGAACGGGGCGTAGAAGACCTGGAAGAGTTGTCATTCTGAAAACCCGCGGCACTAAAGATGATGCTTATTTCTTTGCAAGCCAGAGAAAAGAGAAGGTGATGAGGCGAAGGCTATTTCAGTTGAGCAGGGAACTGGAAAACACTACACAAGATGAAAAAGTGGGAAAAAGTCTTGATAAGGATTCTGTGACGCGTAAAAAAAGTCAGGAAAACAAAGAGCAAAGAACGCTTTTAGATTTCAAATGACTAAAAAAATCTGGTAATTTTAGATGATCTGCTTATTCACAATTTAAGGAAATGGATCGGGTAGATGCGAAAATTCATAACTTAATATACTTCGATTCTTATTGAGAAATTGTGCTATACAGTGAACTCGTCAAGGTCTACGGAGCACTGGAGGCAACGACCAGTAGACTTGAGATGACTGACATTTTGAGCGAATTCTTTGCAAAGGCCGACTGCAGACTGCTTAAAAGAATAATTTATCTTACCCAGGGGCAGATATTTCCAGATTTCTATCCATTGAAATTAGGTATGGCAGATAAGCTTTTGCTGAAGTCAATTGCGTTTACATCAGGTATCAAGGAGCAGACAATCCAGGATCTTTACATCAAAGAAGGCGATCCTGGTGTGGTTGCCCTCAAGATATTTGAAGGCAAAAAGCAGAAAACTCTCTTTTCTGAGCCCCTCACACTTGAAAGGGTGTATGAGAATCTCAGAAAAATCGCCGAAGCCCAAGGAAGCGGTTCTCAAGATCTGAAAATCAGAATGCTTGCCGATATTCTTCATGATGCAAGTCCAGTCGAAGCAAAGTACATAGCTAGAACCGTCACAGGAAAAATGAGGCTCGGCGTGGCGGACATGACGGTTTTGGATGCACTTTCTCAAGCTTTTGCCAGAAAAGAAGATAGAGAAACCATCGAAAGGGCTTTCAATATAACATCTGATCTGGGGCTTGTTGGGGAGGTGTTGTGTAAAGAAGGTATCGAAGCTGTGAAGAGAATCAGCGTATCTGTTGGCAATCCAATAAGAGCTATGCTAGCAGAACGGTTGTCCTCGCCGCAAGAAATCCTTGAAAAAATGGGTGGCCTGTGTGCCTTTGAATACAAATACGACGGCGTTCGCGTTCAGGCACATATCGATTGCGAAAAAAAGATCAGACTTTTTTCACGTCGCCTTGAGGACCTAACTGAACAGTTTCCAGATGTAGTGAGCGCTCTTCGGGAGGCGTTTGTTTCCAAAGATGCAATTCTCGAGGGCGAGTGCGTTCCAGTAGACATAAATACGGGAGAGATGCTTCCCTTCCAGGAAGTGTCGCACAGGAGGGGAAGAAAATACGATTTGTCTATAGCCATTGAAGATTACCCTGTGAGGACATTCCTTTTCGACTGCCTGTATTTGGATGGAATTGATCTAACTGAAAAGAACTTTCTTGAAAGACGAAAAGCGCTCGAGAGATGCATAAGGCCGTCTGAGAACGTTCAACTTTCAGAAATAAAAATCCTAAGCAAAGTAGATGAGATTGAGCGGTTTTTTGAGGAGGCTCTCAAGGACGGTTGTGAAGGACTAATGGCGAAATCGATAGGGGAGGATTCTGTATATAGAGCAGGCGCTCGTGGTTTTTTGTGGATCAAATATAAGAAGGAATACAGATCCGAAATGTCAGACACTGTTGATCTTGTCGTTGTTGGAGCTTTTGCAGGAAGGGGGAGGAGAAAGGGGACGTACGGGGCACTACTCATGGCGACTTATAATGATAAGGAGGACCGATTTGAGACTGTCTGCAAACTTGGAAGCGGATTTGACGATGATATGCTTGCAGGTTTGCCATCGATGCTCGCACCGTATAAATTACAGGGAATTCACCCTAGGGTCTGGTCCAATCTCGAGGCTGATTACTGGTTCGAGCCCGCCGTAGTACTTGAAGTTCTGGGATCGGAGATTACGCTGAGTCCTACGCACACATGCTCTTACTCGAAAATTAAAAGGGATGCTGGTCTAGCGATCAGATTTCCAAGATTTACAGGCAGAATGAGGTTTGACAAGAACGCAAGAGAAGCAACTACAAGCGATGAACTCTTGAATATGTACAAACGCCAGTTGAAGAAGATAGAAGAATGAGGTTACTATCAAAAAATTTATAAAAACGTGGAGGATAGGTCGGTGCATGGAACTTGAACTTATTGAAAAAGACAAAGATTCCATTAAGGTTCGCGTCAAGGACGCTGATATGACGTTAATTTCTCCGCTTGTCAGCGAACTTCTTATGGATGAGGGAGTTGCTGAGGTCAAATTTACAGCAGGGCACCCCGAACTTGATTTTCCTGTCCTTTATGTGAAGGTCAAGAATGGTAAGCCTCAGACAGCTCTTAAACGCGTTTCGAAATCACTTGCAAATCAATTTAAAGAAGCCAGGGAAAAACTCGAAAAGGAAATGAAATGAAATTATGGACTACACCCCAAGTGGCCCGAGGGAAAAGGAGCTCGGGATAGAGGTTTTTCTTACGAAAACCCCAGGAATTGGGGGGCGACTGAGAAAATTTCCAGAAGATTTCGTTGTTGAAGAAATTCCTATTTTTCCTGAAAGAGATGATCGTGGAGCGTATACAATTGCTAAGGTTACGTCAACGAATTGGGAAATGAATAGGCTCGTTAGACAGTTATCAAGAGCGTTAAGAATAAGCAGAAATAAAATCGGATTCGCAGGAACCAAAGATAAAAGGGCTATTACAACTCAGCTCATGTCATTTGAAGCGCCATTGGAGGCAGTGTTATCAATCAATCTTCATCAGGTAATCATTTCGGATGCCTATCGTTCAAGAAAACCGATTTTGATAGGGGATCTCATCGGGAACACTTTCAGAATAAGAATAAGAGAGTGCCTACACACCGATGAAGAACTCCTGCGTTTACTCGATAATACGATTTCAATTCTCAACGAGGCAGGCGGTTTTCCAAATTTTTTTGGTGTCCAGCGATTCGGTGCAGTGCGACCCGTCACACATTACGTGGGCAGATATATCATAAAAGGAGATTTCAAAAGTGCCGTTTTGACGTACACGGCATCCCCGACAGAATATGAAAGTGAACAGACAAAAGAAGTTCGCAGGGAACTCAACGAAACTTGGGATTTTGAAAGAGCTTTGAAGACCTTTCCAAAAAAACTCATGTTTGAAAGGACGGTAATTGCACACCTTGTTAAACATCCAAATGACTATGTTGGAGCAATACGTTCTTTACCGGCAAATCTTCAGATGATGTTTGTGCACGCGTACCAGTCGTATCTTTTTAACAGGATCCTTAGTGAGCGCATAAAAAGGGGTTTGGACCTTAACAAACCAGTCATCGGAGACATCATTCTGCCAGCTGATGAAAGAGGATTGCCGGATCATGAACGCCATATCCTTGTCACTAGGGAAAACATAGATCTTGTCGAGAGGAAAGTCCGTGAAAAGAAAGCGTTCATTAGTGGTGTGCTTTTCGGATCTGAAAGCGAGTTTGCCGAAGGTGAAATGGGAGAAATAGAGAAGGAGATAATCCTGAGCGAAGGCGTGAGCAAAGAAGATTTTATCGTTCCCGAGGCTCCACAGTGTAGCTCAAAAGGTAGTAGAAGAGAGATACTTGCATCGATCAAGAATCTGGAGTATAATGTCAAAGATAACGAAGTCTTCATATCGTTTGCACTCCACCGCGGCTGCTATGCAACTGCACTTCTAAGGGAAATCATGAAGACTGATGTGATGGCCTATTGAGATATAATAAGCAGCCCGTCACAGTCTTGACCAGTCCCTGGAGCTCTTGTCCTCCTCACTGCTGCCTTTTGCAGCGCTGGTGGAATCGGATGGTTTACCAGGTTCCCTTGGTTCCTCAATCTTCGAGCTCTTTTTCGAAATCGGAGAGCCACAGCGCGGACAGTAATTCGATTTACTTAAGCAATCAGTACAGAGCAAGGTGCCACAGGATAAGCATCTGCTGGCCGCGACATTTCCATGGAAGAGGCATCGGCGACCCCTGAGGTCTTCTAGTTCTTCCGTTTCAGTTTCTTTCTGCTGCTTTCCTGGGCGGCGGTGAATTTCATATTCTTCACGAGTTGGGGGCTTATAAGCAACTTCACTCTTCGTTTCGAGCGACTTCTGCTTTTCCTTTCTCTCAATGTCCACGAGATGCGGCTCCTCGGGGAATTCCTTGACTTTTACAGCTGGCGCCTTATATGTTTCCGATCTCAACGAACGCATGATCGCCACGAGCTTTCTCGCATTGTAAATCCCGAGCCCGAGATTCTCCATTAGACCTAAAGCTGATCGTTGGTCTTCTGGCAAGTTCAAAGCAGCCTTTAAGAACCGTTCAGCGCGCTCGTCTGCTCTAGCAGATGAAAAGTCCATATTGTTGACTGATTCAATATACGCCATGATCTTCTTTGCCTTTTGAATATTCTTTTCTGGCAGATGCATGTATACGTCGCAAAGTCGCATTCCGTATCGCCCGATATTTGGATTGCGGTAAGCGGCAAGAATCACAAGCCGCGAAAGCCTCTCGTACTCATCAAATTCCTGATCGGTGAGTGCGTTCACATTGACCGTTTCCTTCCGATCTAGGTATTTCACAACATCATCAAGATACGAAAATGGAATTCCAGCTTCACGAAAAGCGTCTTCTCTGGTCACCCTCTTCCCGACATGATATTCATATTCCAAGAGTCTCCCCGCGTATGCGGCAACCTCCTGCTCTTTGAGCATTTCCTCAGCCGATTTCAGGCCATCAATTGCAGGCGAATAATCCCGGTCGATCTCGAGCGCCTTTTCGAACGCACGCTTCGCTTGCTCGTAACGATTGAGGCGTAGCAAGACCATTCCCTTTCCGGCCCAAGCCGCCTTCTCCTTTGGATCGAGACCGATAACTTTATCGTACGATCGAACAGCTTCGTCGAAATTGTCAGATTTTCGCATGGCCTCAGCTCTTATTAGCCATGCGTCCTTGTTATTTGAGTCGAGCTCAAGTGATCGCTCAATACTTGCCACTGTGCTTTCGAGATCCCCTAGTTTGAATTGTATATTTGCAAGATTCAGCCACACAGAAGGTTCACCAGCATCGATCGCTATTGATTTCTTATAACTCTCAAGCGCCTCCTCAAACCGCCCCAATTTCTCCAAAGCCTTACCTCTGAATCTATAAACTGCCGCATCTTCAACGCCGAGCTCTATCGCTTTGCCATAGCAGGCAGCGGCTTCCTCATACTCCCCCATTTTGAATAAGACACCTGCCTTGTACTTCCAAGCCTGTGCATCCGACGGATCGAGCTGAATAGCACGGTCAAATGCCTCAACAGCTTCTCCTATTCTATCAAGAGATGCAAGCGCCCGGCCTCTATCTGTATGAAACTGGGATATCGTCGGTGAAATCTTCGTGCATTGTTCAAATGCCTTCAAAGCGTCCACAAAATTGTGCATTAAGAGCAGCGCCCTGCCCTTATTGTCAAGTGCATATGGATCGCTTGGATCAAGCCTATAGGCGTGATCAAAAGCCTCTACTGCTTCTCTATATCGACCGAGTTCGGTGAGCACAAGACCTTTGTGGTAAAAGGGGATCTTATCAGTGCGGTCGATTTGAATTGCTCTGTCATAACTTTCTGCCGCTTCTTCTAGGCGACCAATTTTCTCAAGCGCGTTCCCCCTGTCAATCCATGCGAGCTTGTTTTTAGGATTAACCTGAAGTATTCTGTTTGTAACTTTTATGATTTCATTTGCGTCGCCTGTCTCTACCACTGCAGCCTTCTTATGTTCGAGCACCACTGAATCGTAAGGATCAATCTCAAGTGCCCTATCGAATGACCTAATCGCTTCATCGAGATTTCCAATTTTGTGCGCAGCAATGCCCCTATCAAGCCAGGCATTCCTATTCTTTGAATCCAATTTGATAATCAGATCGCATGTATCAATAATCTCCCTGAAATTGCCCAGTGCCTTCAAAGAGTGTTTTTTTGCATCCAGTGTTTCGACATCCTTTGGCATGATGTCAAGCGCTCGATCGAAGGCTGCCACGGCTTCGTCGTGTCTGCCGAGCTTCGAAAGCACATAACCCCTCCTGATATGCACAAATCTATTATCCTTGTCCATCTCAACGGCAACATCGTACGATGCA comes from the Methanomassiliicoccales archaeon genome and includes:
- a CDS encoding DUF2099 family protein, coding for MGEHWLEMAKALVLIKDGNITVLSDPLIKKCPLRKELYGCEIETRESVEMVLRKHMEEYGMYGPSRILESKEKPVSFGASEILMDGMAEGLIDSAVVVCEGAGTVIVTKPEILQALGAHMTGLLKTDPIPEIMTQLKKKGCIVDERCRIDQVQGFIKAVELGFRKIAVTITGQKAEDARRLREIGETSGTQPIILAVHNTGITEEQASLLGHFADIVWGCASKNVREIVGREAKLQIGVAIPVFAVTSIGKKLVLNRAYHFEDKLVIHRAKLPYEIEDRKPEPLL
- a CDS encoding GNAT family N-acetyltransferase gives rise to the protein MIFGRFPQFSFRICKNQDLPILAKISRENMAHIVRSAWGIEWKDEFLLDTLLDHDAYTEILEIDGEIVGYFCIFIDKSRVFIASIQVARHYRHCGCGSAMIKRIETIASCSGCERIELWVQVNNENAIGFYEHMGFKIVARQRNNLLMRKYVKQHGRSKLFKGSLQNNGRMLDGRTLA
- a CDS encoding iron-sulfur cluster assembly accessory protein, which translates into the protein MVYITEEANKFINDLIEKNDKKGYGIRIYIAGIGCSGPQFGMAFQEKKEEGDVEDKQEGFSFYYDEETQELLEGCKIDYIETPQGSGLIIHNPNINGCDSCGGGCH
- a CDS encoding helicase-related protein; its protein translation is MFVQHPLIRPNAIEDRIYQAKLSKACLSGSTLIVLPTGMGKTVIALRVIADILLMKGGKVLFLAPTKPLVEQHASFLRENLLQKKITCLTGEVDPSEREVQWIENDVVVSTPQVIANDLKYERISLKNVSLIIFDEAHRAVGNYPYVKIAEEFKELGRLVMGMTASPGSSTSKIEQVCRNLGIQKVEVRSESDSDVAPYVQEVDLQIVEVEIPQEMKRLADLLRSKFDSCVQDLVSLGLIDPKRPVTKKYLLEIGNDIQSRLNSGEKRSQLYKGLSLQAMALKINYALELAETQGMSALANYLERMKNEAMSEGASKSSKSLVKSELFERIEEYLRKIKMEHPKLSRVMSIVSNQIIAHPESRVIVFTHYRDTCDLVASKISSIEGARVAKLIGQAERGDERGLKQKEQVEVLEKFRNGEINVIVATSVGEEGLDVASTDLVVFYEPVPSEIRSIQRRGRTGRRRPGRVVILKTRGTKDDAYFFASQRKEKVMRRRLFQLSRELENTTQDEKVGKSLDKDSVTRKKSQENKEQRTLLDFK
- a CDS encoding ATP-dependent DNA ligase, which produces MLYSELVKVYGALEATTSRLEMTDILSEFFAKADCRLLKRIIYLTQGQIFPDFYPLKLGMADKLLLKSIAFTSGIKEQTIQDLYIKEGDPGVVALKIFEGKKQKTLFSEPLTLERVYENLRKIAEAQGSGSQDLKIRMLADILHDASPVEAKYIARTVTGKMRLGVADMTVLDALSQAFARKEDRETIERAFNITSDLGLVGEVLCKEGIEAVKRISVSVGNPIRAMLAERLSSPQEILEKMGGLCAFEYKYDGVRVQAHIDCEKKIRLFSRRLEDLTEQFPDVVSALREAFVSKDAILEGECVPVDINTGEMLPFQEVSHRRGRKYDLSIAIEDYPVRTFLFDCLYLDGIDLTEKNFLERRKALERCIRPSENVQLSEIKILSKVDEIERFFEEALKDGCEGLMAKSIGEDSVYRAGARGFLWIKYKKEYRSEMSDTVDLVVVGAFAGRGRRKGTYGALLMATYNDKEDRFETVCKLGSGFDDDMLAGLPSMLAPYKLQGIHPRVWSNLEADYWFEPAVVLEVLGSEITLSPTHTCSYSKIKRDAGLAIRFPRFTGRMRFDKNAREATTSDELLNMYKRQLKKIEE
- a CDS encoding RpoL/Rpb11 RNA polymerase subunit family protein, whose protein sequence is MELELIEKDKDSIKVRVKDADMTLISPLVSELLMDEGVAEVKFTAGHPELDFPVLYVKVKNGKPQTALKRVSKSLANQFKEAREKLEKEMK
- the truD gene encoding tRNA pseudouridine(13) synthase TruD; this translates as MDYTPSGPREKELGIEVFLTKTPGIGGRLRKFPEDFVVEEIPIFPERDDRGAYTIAKVTSTNWEMNRLVRQLSRALRISRNKIGFAGTKDKRAITTQLMSFEAPLEAVLSINLHQVIISDAYRSRKPILIGDLIGNTFRIRIRECLHTDEELLRLLDNTISILNEAGGFPNFFGVQRFGAVRPVTHYVGRYIIKGDFKSAVLTYTASPTEYESEQTKEVRRELNETWDFERALKTFPKKLMFERTVIAHLVKHPNDYVGAIRSLPANLQMMFVHAYQSYLFNRILSERIKRGLDLNKPVIGDIILPADERGLPDHERHILVTRENIDLVERKVREKKAFISGVLFGSESEFAEGEMGEIEKEIILSEGVSKEDFIVPEAPQCSSKGSRREILASIKNLEYNVKDNEVFISFALHRGCYATALLREIMKTDVMAY
- a CDS encoding tetratricopeptide repeat protein, with product MGYFQSFFDPELKVLKRAKKFIEDADLQITNNNIEIAKSNLHRARDLLVDQLPNVKKNTKEFSLTLVLLADHYNQLGIPDEAVKIADRASSLSPGLAEPHIAKAESLAAIGSTEEAIAVLDKFLLAYPENEAVLIEKAKLLEKAGLMSDAIQCYKRVVENNPNDVQQYDVLIEKDANKTLWIRKKGEALIRTGKTEDALKLFEDALALSPGELDTLIAKGNALVILKRHEEAVKVYEEALLKDPRNFTAHLNKARAHRERGEMEDSLKHYREALRSNPTHKGTWFEVGAMLAQLDKYEEALKSYDRVLEIDANDITALEEKCNILKKLGRHSEIIACCDKLIEAKPDEIRWLAAKADAQMGLGKVEEALTTIETSLGHFPKNLELMARKRIAFYALNKYDELTVVCNEILRLDPDNVEALHDLGFALYKTGRFAEAVKVLEKAGKLQPDKESTFVILKECYKRLGRDKEVLEASSNIIKINPKNKAALIDKAIALDRLNKKIDAIEIYKKVLEIDPSDEEALKNISIDFLALKRFEDALEWSSSALAYYPKNAILWRVRGDSLFALKRFEDATEAFAKGVEIEPDNSKLWYSRGLSLESARRFEEALACYEKALSLDPNDKNTWISKGVTLEWLERYSEALASYDVAVEMDKDNRFVHIRRGYVLSKLGRHDEAVAAFDRALDIMPKDVETLDAKKHSLKALGNFREIIDTCDLIIKLDSKNRNAWLDRGIAAHKIGNLDEAIRSFDRALEIDPYDSVVLEHKKAAVVETGDANEIIKVTNRILQVNPKNKLAWIDRGNALEKIGRLEEAAESYDRAIQIDRTDKIPFYHKGLVLTELGRYREAVEAFDHAYRLDPSDPYALDNKGRALLLMHNFVDALKAFEQCTKISPTISQFHTDRGRALASLDRIGEAVEAFDRAIQLDPSDAQAWKYKAGVLFKMGEYEEAAACYGKAIELGVEDAAVYRFRGKALEKLGRFEEALESYKKSIAIDAGEPSVWLNLANIQFKLGDLESTVASIERSLELDSNNKDAWLIRAEAMRKSDNFDEAVRSYDKVIGLDPKEKAAWAGKGMVLLRLNRYEQAKRAFEKALEIDRDYSPAIDGLKSAEEMLKEQEVAAYAGRLLEYEYHVGKRVTREDAFREAGIPFSYLDDVVKYLDRKETVNVNALTDQEFDEYERLSRLVILAAYRNPNIGRYGMRLCDVYMHLPEKNIQKAKKIMAYIESVNNMDFSSARADERAERFLKAALNLPEDQRSALGLMENLGLGIYNARKLVAIMRSLRSETYKAPAVKVKEFPEEPHLVDIERKEKQKSLETKSEVAYKPPTREEYEIHRRPGKQQKETETEELEDLRGRRCLFHGNVAASRCLSCGTLLCTDCLSKSNYCPRCGSPISKKSSKIEEPREPGKPSDSTSAAKGSSEEDKSSRDWSRL